The following coding sequences are from one Triticum aestivum cultivar Chinese Spring chromosome 5A, IWGSC CS RefSeq v2.1, whole genome shotgun sequence window:
- the LOC123105479 gene encoding thioredoxin H2-2 — MGSFLSSLWTPPPLPGDDPDSAVVAVHSKPAWDRHWEAHRNASKLMVIDFSASWCGPCRFIEPAFKEMASRFADALFVKIDVDELAEVAKTFRVEAMPTFVLVKGGQEVSRVVGAKKDELDRKIKTFISSS; from the exons ATGGGCTCCTTCCTGTCGTCCTTGTggacccctccgccgctccccggCGACGACCCCGActccgccgtcgtcgccgtccACTCCAAGCCCGCCTGGGACCGGCACTGGGAGGCGCACCGGAACGCGTCCAAGCTG ATGGTGATCGACTTCTCCGCCTCCTGGTGCGGGCCCTGCCGCTTCATCGAGCCCGCCTTCAAGGAGATGGCCTCCCGCTTCGCCGACGCGCTCTTCGTCAAGATCGACGTCGACGAGCTCGCG GAGGTTGCAAAGACATTCCGCGTAGAGGCGATGCCGACCTTCGTACTGGTGAAGGGCGGGCAGGAGGTGAGTCGCGTGGTCGGGGCTAAGAAGGATGAGCTCGACAGGAAGATCAAGACGTTCATCTCATCGTCCTGA